In the genome of Xyrauchen texanus isolate HMW12.3.18 chromosome 33, RBS_HiC_50CHRs, whole genome shotgun sequence, one region contains:
- the LOC127627021 gene encoding hemoglobin subunit beta-like, translating to MVKWTAEERAAIQGVFAKIDSKSVGHESLARCLIVYPWTQRYFGGFGNLYNSSAIMANPMVAAHGLVVLQALEKALQNMDDIKKSYASLSELHSEKLHVDPGNFQLLADCLTVVVAARMGTEFTQSVQAAWHKFLCVVVAALTKQYY from the exons ATGGTTAAATGGACAGCAGAGGAACGCGCCGCAATACAGGGGGTATTCGCGAAAATTGACTCTAAGTCAGTGGGCCACGAAAGCTTGGCGAG ATGTTTGATCGTCTACCCATGGACTCAGCGGTATTTTGGTGGCTTTGGCAATCTGTATAACTCCAGCGCGATCATGGCTAATCCAATGGTCGCAGCGCACGGATTGGTCGTGCTCCAAGCACTGGAGAAAGCTCTCCAGAACATGGATGACATCAAGAAGTCCTACGCTTCCCTCAGCGAGCTTCACTCCGAAAAACTGCACGTTGACCCAGGCAATTTCCAG CTGTTAGCTGATTGCCTGACCGTGGTCGTCGCTGCACGCATGGGGACTGAGTTCACTCAAAGCGTCCAAGCTGCGTGGCATAAGTTCCTgtgtgttgttgtggcagctctaaCCAAGCAGTATTACTAG